A segment of the uncultured Desulfobulbus sp. genome:
ATCCCATACCGATGATCACCGCCCGCCGCACCTGGCGAGTGGCGAGAAACTCCTTGATACTTCGTCCATCCTCCAGATTTTTCACCATAAAGACCCCTGGCAGGTCAATCCCGCTTATCTTCGGGAGCACAGGACGTGCGCCGGTGGCAATCAATAAAAAATCATAGGCAACCGAGAAAGGTTCTTTTGCCTCCGTGGTCCCGTGGACAACTTTGCCGGCCCGGTCAATCCAATCAACCCGGTGACCGGTGCGCAGATCGATCTGCTGTTTCTGGCGGAAGGCTTCAGCCTTTCGCACCACCAGATCGTCGATCGCCCTTGTGGGATCGGCAATGTTGTAAGGGATGTTGCAGGCACTGTAGGAGACATCCTGGCCCTGCTCAAGCACGACCACTTCCATCTCCGGCGCATTTCGTTTGGCCCGGCTCGCTGCACTCATTCCGGCGGCATCACCGCCAATGATGACAAAACGCATAGATCCCTCCTCAGATAGAGAAATGACAGGTTGCCGAAGTTGAATGAAAGATGAATTGTTAAGGGGTGTGGGACAGTAGCTGCAAGATATATTTCCTGCGTTCGTGTAACAAATCTATTTTATTGATAATGCCAGCCGGATAAGACGTCAATCACTGTTCATGACCTCAAGGCAATCGTGGCAGCGGAGCACCTCTGGAACACTTTTCCATCAGATGCGGCTTTTGCTGTTCTCCAGGACGGGGCCCTGGTACTATGACCCAACCTCACCCTCTCTTTTCACTCCACTCTTCACTGCACGAACATGAATTTCACACGCATTGTATTTTCTCTATTTTGTGTCTTTTTCTTTCTCCAGAATGCCTCTGCGGTAGAAAAAACCGGCAAGACCATGCTGATAACCCCTGAAACACCGGAACCCTACAGATTTGTGGTTCGAGGTTCCTCATTGCTCGATCTGACCAAACCGGAAACCCCGCTTTTTTTTCGGGGGATCGGTTATTCCCCATTCCTCCCCGGGGAAACACCGGTACGCGGGCAACAACCGGGCAACGATGATCGCTATGGCGGCCATTTGCGGTTGATCAAGGAAATGAATGCCAACTATATCCATGTCTTTCCCCGATTGATGCCGCCGAAGTTTTTTGCCGCCCTGGACCGAACCGATTTTCTCTACAGTCAGGACGTCTGGATTTGGGCCTATGAAGAGGATTTTCTCGCGCCAGCCTTTCAGGAAAAGACCCTCAAGGACATCAAGGAGGTGATCGATCACACCTACAAGGTAGGCCGTCCTGATCGTCTGGTTCTGTTTAGCATCGGTGATGAACTCCAGGCAAAATGCATAACCGCAACCGACAAAAAGCATCCGGAGGTGCGCAATTTTCAGGGCAAGCATCTCAAACTGTCCAACCGAACGCCCACCGAGATCGCCCTGGCCAAACTGGTGGACGGGGCAATGGAGTACGAACTCAGCCGTTATGGCCGCCGGCACCTCTACTGCCATACCAGTTGGACCCATGTGGGGCCAATTGCGGATCGCCCGGATATCGAAGTCAGTCGGGAGAGTGTTTTGGTGCCGGATATGGGCGACCTGATCTGTCTCAATGTGTATACCTATGCCAACGGCGTCGTCACCTCACCTCCGGGTTCGGTCACCGGCACTACCTATCAGGGGTATCTGGAGCAGTTGGCCAGGGAATTTCAAAAACCCATCTTCATCACCCAAGTGGGCCTGGCCACCTCGCCCATTGCCCCGCGGGCGGATATTCCCGATTTTGGCGGCCATGCACCTGAGGAGGTTCCTCCGGTTTTTGCCTCGGTCTGGCAGGATCTGCACACCGCCCACGGCAGTGAACGATTTTGCGGGATCAGCTTTTTCGAACTCCAGGATGAATGGTGGAAAAGCGCCAAAGGGCCGGAGGCGTCCCTCCACCAGGACCCTGACGATCCTGAGCAGTGGTTTGGCGTCTACAGCGCCGATGTTAAGGGCAATCTTCATCCCAAGGGCGATATTGCTGAGAGTATCGGCCGCCTTTTCGCAAAGCCTTGAAAACAACAGGCCGCACCACTTCTCAGGTGCGGCCTTCCCCCATGCCTGCGTCGACATCCTTGTGGTCCCCCAGAAATACGATTCGATAATAACGGCGCAACCTTCGATTTTCCACATCACCGGATATTCCCAGGAAAGGCCGCGGGCAAAGAACTTCCCCGTAACGTTTCCTGAAAATTGAAATCCGACCATCTTTTGCGGTATCCCTGTTCTGCGGCGGGTCAAAATGTCGCTACAAGTATGTTCAATTGACAAAAATGGATTGTTTGCCAGAAACAGGAGACACCGAAGCGAATTTCAAGCCCCTGTCTCTTGTTTTTTCCCCGTAAATTTTATTGCGGCTTGACACCTGCTCATTTTCTTTGTTTATTTAGAGACTTCGATCGAGGGGGTATTTTGCCTCCGCATTTCCACTCCCTGTGCCGTTTTCATTGCATGGCGCAGGCCAGGCAAACCTTTACTCTTTACAGGCAGACAACATGGCTTTTTGGCGAGTACCTCTTGATGCCCAGGAGATACAGGTCACTCGGGGAACGGTGTGTATCATCGATGATCGGTGCAAAGGCTGCGGCTACTGCATTGAATTCTGCCCCAAGGACATCCTCCAGTTTTCCAATAAATTCAACCGAAAGGGCTACCACCCCCCCGTGGTCACAAAGCAGGGTGAATGTGTCAACTGCCACTACTGCGAAATCATCTGCCCCGAATTTGCCATTTTTTCGGTGGAAACAGAGCCCACGGCCATCCAGAAATAATCCCTCTATCCCAATGAGCTCGTTATGAAATCAGCTGTTCTCACCGGTGAACATTATATCACCGGCGACGTCGCCTGCGCCGAAGGCGCCATTGCCGCCGGGTGTAAATTTTTCGGCGCCTATCCGATTACCCCGGCCACCGAGATTGCCGAACACATGGCTGAGCGGTTGCCCGAGATCGGTGGTACCTTCATCCAGATGGAAGACGAGATCGCGGCCATTGCCTCCATCCTCGGCGCCGCCTGGACCGGGGTGAAGTCCATGACCGCCACCTCCGGTCCTGGATTCAGCCTGATGATGGAAAATCTCGGTCTCGGCGTCTGCACAGAAACCCCCTGTGTGATCGTCAATGTACAGCGGACCGGACCTTCCACCGGCCTGCCGACCCAGACAGGGCAGGGCGACATGATGCAGGCCCGCTGGGGATCGCACGGTGACTACGAGCTGATTGCCCTGGCCCCTTCGTCGCCGCAGGACTGCTTTTACCAGACCATCCGCGCCTTCAACCTCAGTGAAAAATACCGGGTCCCGGTGCTGATCATGGCCGATGAGATCGTCGGCCACATGAGCGAGAAGGTGGTCATCCCGGAGGCGAATAAGATTCACCTCGTCGATCGCCCCAAACCAAGTGGCCGCAAGGATCGGTTTCGCCTCTACGAGCCAGGCCCCAATGGAGTCGCCCCCATGCCCGCCATCGGTGATGGCTACAATATCCATGTCACCGGGTTGACCCACGACGAGCGCGGCTATCCGGCCATGACCGTCGAGGCGCAGGAAGAGATGATGAACCGCATCAAGGGCAAGATTCGCAACAACCTCGACGACATCATCGAGACCGAGTCCTACCGCATGGAGGACGCCGATATCGTCATCGTCAGTTACGGCGTTTCCGTACGCACCGGTCTATCCGCGGTCGATCAGGCACGGGAAAAGGGCTACAAGGCCGGTCTGCTGCGATTGGTCACGGTCTGGCCTTTTCCGGAGGCAATGATTCGGGAAATTGCCCAACGGGTCAAGGGGTTCGTCACCGTCGAAATCAATCTCGGCCAGGTCCACTACGAGGTGGAGCGGTGTGCCGGCGGCCAGGCCAAGGCCGTGCTGGTCGGCAGCGCCGGC
Coding sequences within it:
- a CDS encoding ferredoxin family protein, translating into MAFWRVPLDAQEIQVTRGTVCIIDDRCKGCGYCIEFCPKDILQFSNKFNRKGYHPPVVTKQGECVNCHYCEIICPEFAIFSVETEPTAIQK
- a CDS encoding 2-oxoacid:acceptor oxidoreductase subunit alpha, which translates into the protein MKSAVLTGEHYITGDVACAEGAIAAGCKFFGAYPITPATEIAEHMAERLPEIGGTFIQMEDEIAAIASILGAAWTGVKSMTATSGPGFSLMMENLGLGVCTETPCVIVNVQRTGPSTGLPTQTGQGDMMQARWGSHGDYELIALAPSSPQDCFYQTIRAFNLSEKYRVPVLIMADEIVGHMSEKVVIPEANKIHLVDRPKPSGRKDRFRLYEPGPNGVAPMPAIGDGYNIHVTGLTHDERGYPAMTVEAQEEMMNRIKGKIRNNLDDIIETESYRMEDADIVIVSYGVSVRTGLSAVDQAREKGYKAGLLRLVTVWPFPEAMIREIAQRVKGFVTVEINLGQVHYEVERCAGGQAKAVLVGSAGGKIIHPEKVLARIEEEF